One segment of Bacteroidales bacterium DNA contains the following:
- a CDS encoding aminotransferase class I/II-fold pyridoxal phosphate-dependent enzyme, with amino-acid sequence MKKFDPATELSKLEQFGEFGGVNPSITDSATYTFLGAETMVDTFHGEAEGCFLYSRHWNPTNKYLSDALAVMEGTEAGWVTGSGMGAITSAILQLCNSGDHIVSSVTTYGGTYAFFKNYLPKFNIDVSFVIPTDLEAIKKAVRPNTKVIYTETISNPLLQISNIPEIAKITKNCGAKLVVDNTFSPMIVSPCKLGADVVVYSMTKFINGKNDCVAGAICSDQEYINSLIDVNTGTAMLLGPVLDPLRSSSILKNLYTLHIRMKQHSKNALYLAEKFSEIGIKPIYPGLKSNPGYKLLTSLMNEEYGYGGLIAIDLKTKEKAYKFMEKMQERGVGYLAVSLGYYKTLFSNSGSSTSSEVPEDVQREMGMSPGLVRFSVGLDNDIERTYKLIKECF; translated from the coding sequence ATGAAAAAATTTGATCCTGCAACAGAATTGAGTAAATTAGAACAATTTGGTGAATTCGGAGGTGTGAATCCTTCAATTACCGATTCGGCCACTTATACATTTTTAGGGGCTGAAACAATGGTTGATACATTTCACGGCGAAGCTGAAGGTTGTTTTCTGTATTCAAGACATTGGAATCCAACCAATAAATATTTATCAGATGCTTTGGCTGTAATGGAAGGAACTGAAGCCGGTTGGGTAACCGGTTCGGGAATGGGAGCGATTACTTCTGCCATTCTACAACTTTGTAATTCAGGAGATCATATAGTTTCTTCAGTTACTACTTACGGAGGAACTTATGCATTTTTTAAAAATTATCTTCCAAAATTTAATATTGATGTAAGCTTTGTTATTCCTACTGATTTGGAAGCAATAAAAAAAGCTGTTCGTCCAAATACAAAAGTAATCTATACTGAAACTATATCCAATCCTTTACTGCAAATTTCAAATATTCCTGAAATTGCAAAAATTACAAAAAACTGCGGTGCAAAATTAGTTGTTGATAATACTTTTTCACCAATGATTGTGTCTCCCTGTAAATTAGGTGCAGATGTAGTTGTTTACAGTATGACCAAATTCATAAACGGAAAAAATGATTGTGTTGCCGGAGCAATTTGTTCTGATCAAGAATATATCAATTCTTTGATAGATGTAAATACAGGTACGGCAATGTTATTAGGCCCGGTTTTAGATCCGTTAAGATCATCAAGCATTCTGAAAAACCTTTATACATTGCATATCAGAATGAAACAACACAGTAAGAATGCTTTATATTTAGCTGAAAAGTTCAGTGAAATTGGTATAAAACCGATTTATCCCGGTTTAAAATCAAATCCCGGGTATAAGTTGCTTACGTCATTGATGAATGAAGAGTATGGCTATGGAGGTCTTATAGCAATTGATTTGAAAACAAAAGAGAAAGCGTATAAATTCATGGAAAAGATGCAAGAAAGAGGTGTCGGTTATCTTGCCGTAAGCTTAGGATACTACAAAACATTGTTCAGTAACTCCGGCAGCAGTACTTCTTCTGAAGTTCCCGAAGATGTGCAAAGAGAAATGGGAATGTCTCCCGGATTAGTAAGATTTTCTGTAGGTTTAGATAATGATATTGAGAGAACTTATAAATTGATAAAAGAGTGTTTTTAG
- a CDS encoding TonB-dependent receptor, translating to MRIVILFTILFLNSYVFAQQFTVSGTVSDVATGEVIIGVYISSQDGEYGSVTNVYGFYSLTLPKGKNIIEYSIIGHSTLRKEINLQNNININIELEESDTQIGEVTIFGEKADKNIKNIETGVSNLNPREIKIIPVIFGEQDILKTIQLLPGIKPSGEGGSGFHVRGGGADENLILLDEAPVYNASHLMGFFSVFNSDAVKNAKIYKGTAPAQYGGRLSSVLDIQMKEGNMKQFSASGGIGLISSRLTIESPIVKNKASFIISGRRTYADLFLVFAPREEQRNSTLYFYDLNAKVNYKINDNNRLFLSGYFGRDVFAFDDIMEMDWGNTTGTLRWNHIFNSKLFLNSTVIRSKYDYQLGFCFFDEDGGVIRLKSAIEDWNIKEDFQYYLNSKNLIRFGINSMYHKFLPGEVDASEVEEINDIKVQNKYAFENVAYISHEVSLLKNLKAVYGFRLSAFCVLGPGTVYEFNDREEPIDSVSYGNNDIIKTYKNFEPRISLNYIIDKQNAVKASYTKNTQYIHLLSNSTSSTPMDLWYPTTKIIKPGLANLYSVGYYRNFNDNMFETSIELYYKDLKDVIDYRNGANVMINEYLEAELLLGKGWSYGAEIYIKKQMGDITGWISYTWSKTERIFDEINNGLAFSARHDRTHDFSITGMYAFNKRLSFAATWVYYTGDAVTFPTGRYIVDGRIISLYTERNGYRLPNYHRMDFSVTYKNKERKRWESDWNLSIYNVYAKKNAYQITFRQVSENSTQFEAVRLALFSIIPSISYNFRFN from the coding sequence ATGAGGATAGTTATTTTATTCACAATATTATTTTTAAACAGTTATGTTTTTGCTCAGCAATTTACTGTCAGCGGAACTGTAAGTGATGTTGCGACCGGTGAAGTAATAATCGGAGTTTACATTTCAAGTCAAGACGGAGAATATGGTTCGGTAACAAATGTTTACGGTTTTTATTCTTTAACACTTCCAAAAGGGAAAAATATTATAGAATATAGTATTATCGGTCATTCAACTTTAAGAAAAGAAATCAACCTGCAAAATAATATCAATATCAATATTGAACTTGAGGAGTCTGATACACAAATTGGAGAAGTTACTATTTTCGGAGAAAAAGCAGATAAAAATATCAAAAATATTGAGACCGGTGTCAGCAATTTAAACCCAAGAGAAATTAAAATAATACCGGTTATTTTCGGAGAGCAAGACATTTTAAAAACTATTCAATTATTACCGGGTATAAAACCTTCCGGTGAAGGAGGCAGCGGATTTCATGTAAGAGGAGGTGGTGCTGATGAGAATTTGATATTATTAGATGAAGCACCTGTTTATAATGCATCTCATTTAATGGGTTTTTTCTCGGTATTTAATTCTGATGCCGTGAAAAATGCAAAGATTTATAAAGGTACAGCTCCCGCTCAATACGGCGGACGTTTGTCTTCAGTTTTAGATATTCAAATGAAAGAAGGAAATATGAAGCAATTTTCGGCTTCGGGCGGAATTGGTTTAATTTCTTCACGCTTAACCATAGAATCACCGATTGTAAAGAATAAAGCTTCGTTTATTATTTCAGGAAGAAGAACTTATGCAGATCTCTTTTTAGTATTTGCACCCAGAGAAGAACAGAGAAACAGTACTTTGTATTTTTATGATTTAAATGCAAAAGTTAATTATAAGATCAATGATAATAACAGGTTATTTCTTTCAGGATATTTCGGGAGAGATGTTTTTGCATTTGATGATATTATGGAAATGGATTGGGGAAATACGACCGGAACTTTACGTTGGAACCATATTTTTAACAGTAAATTGTTTTTAAACTCAACAGTTATTCGCAGCAAATATGATTATCAATTGGGTTTTTGTTTTTTTGATGAAGACGGCGGAGTAATCAGATTGAAATCTGCAATTGAAGATTGGAACATAAAGGAAGATTTTCAATATTATCTGAACAGTAAAAACCTTATCAGATTCGGAATTAACTCAATGTATCACAAATTCCTTCCCGGAGAAGTAGATGCAAGCGAAGTTGAAGAAATAAATGATATTAAAGTTCAAAATAAATATGCTTTTGAAAATGTTGCTTATATTTCACATGAAGTTAGTTTGTTAAAAAATTTAAAAGCAGTATATGGTTTCAGGCTTTCTGCTTTTTGTGTGTTAGGTCCGGGTACGGTTTATGAGTTTAATGACAGAGAAGAACCAATTGATTCTGTTTCATACGGGAATAATGATATAATAAAAACATATAAAAATTTTGAACCCAGAATTTCCTTAAATTATATTATTGATAAACAAAATGCCGTAAAAGCATCTTATACTAAAAACACTCAATATATTCATTTACTGTCGAATTCTACATCATCAACACCAATGGATTTATGGTATCCGACAACAAAGATCATAAAACCGGGGCTTGCAAACCTATATTCTGTCGGTTATTACAGAAACTTTAATGATAATATGTTTGAAACTTCAATAGAATTATATTACAAAGATCTTAAAGATGTTATTGATTACAGGAACGGAGCAAATGTTATGATAAATGAGTATTTAGAAGCAGAGTTGTTATTGGGAAAAGGGTGGTCATACGGTGCTGAAATATATATTAAGAAACAAATGGGAGATATTACAGGATGGATAAGTTATACTTGGTCAAAGACTGAAAGAATTTTTGATGAAATAAATAACGGATTAGCTTTTTCTGCAAGGCATGACAGAACTCACGATTTTTCAATAACAGGAATGTATGCATTTAACAAGCGATTGAGTTTTGCTGCAACTTGGGTATATTATACCGGTGATGCAGTTACCTTTCCTACAGGAAGATATATTGTTGACGGAAGAATTATAAGTTTATATACCGAAAGAAACGGGTACAGATTGCCCAATTATCACAGAATGGATTTTAGTGTTACATATAAGAACAAAGAAAGAAAGCGTTGGGAATCAGACTGGAATTTATCAATTTATAATGTTTATGCCAAGAAAAATGCTTATCAGATAACATTCAGGCAAGTTAGTGAAAACTCTACACAATTTGAAGCTGTACGTTTGGCTCTGTTTTCAATTATACCTTCAATAAGTTATAATTTCAGGTTTAATTAA
- a CDS encoding response regulator — protein MKYCLFILSFFIFFSYSTFSQNSKNYLSSEKSLIQFNIDNWNKEKGLPTNSLIDICQTDDGYIWISSYSGLIRFNGVQFKIFDKTNTTVFKENGIGDLATDKEGTLWMTTQSSGLISYKDGKFKSFGTDQNLDNLSTVIFIDSKDQIWSSSNEGDWFVFDKNSFKSLKYSSSFNNINLQDISETKDGILWFATAGKGLFKFEHNKFITYTTEEGLISNWIRTLYIDDNDLIWLGTDKGLCTFNGEKFEIIPELIGYTINRITTDNSGNFWFATTEGLFRKNHNTNTYEYLSTSNGLYNNYINNFLIDRENILWLINYKSGFSRIKNSKFISYTKRKGMSGKIVNSVCEYAPDSYLTAFDNGYINKIENGIIYEFKTKTSLVGMRIRNILKDSKNNLWISTYSGLLKISSDNKEKWYLEETGFPGKYIRLTFEDSKNNIWIGTRNNGLIKINKDKTYKVFNKSKGLSANLIMSIDEDQSGNIIVGTSKGGINIILNDKIVRKYSKDDGLTGDIIFSTYIDSAGNIWIATNGGLNCLKNGKLLSFNILHSTPYDIVEDNNGYFWIPSGKGIIYINKQHLLNYKSGKIDTFICKLYDKHDGIIQSECTSTSMSLKGSDGTLWFPTINGITMINPNNLILNDYIPPVYIEELLVNNSPVNINESIIIKPGKNRFTFNYTALSYHEPQSILFKYKLEGFEDEWSEADTKRSISYTNLHHGDYIFKVIACNNDGLWNMEGSQITFIVKPHFYETILFYFIVGILTLFFIYFIYRIRVRNLKNEQKKLEDIVNERTLEIREKNKEISRQNAELYRYQEHLEDMIKERTNDLEIEKLNAEKADQLKTSFLENLSHEIRTPLNAIVGFSTLLENEENISKNALESITNINSGSSSLIRIVDSIMQASRIQLGDIQLYESEFSIYNLIKEIYYEFKTSVIFQKKDNVLLKYNAESVKDILITCDNERLYTILYNLIENALKYTEKGFVEFGVTVEKENLLQFYIKDTGIGIAPKDLNYIFDKFRKVETDKSILYRGLGLGLNISKNLVKILNGKIRVESDWGKGSVFYFSIPIKKKKKLATFKENTHLIDFVNLNISGKKILIAEDEKLNLLFLETFLRNSGAEILTAENGLEAVDKFKQNNDIDLILMDIKMPNIDGIEATKQIRKLFKDNKVKIIAQTAYTIDYQKMKILNSGFDDYIEKPIDVYMMMHVINKHLNII, from the coding sequence ATGAAATACTGCTTATTTATATTATCTTTTTTTATATTTTTTTCTTATTCTACGTTTTCACAGAACTCAAAAAATTATTTATCTTCTGAAAAAAGTCTTATTCAATTTAATATTGATAATTGGAATAAAGAAAAAGGACTTCCTACAAATTCGTTAATTGATATTTGCCAAACTGATGACGGATATATTTGGATTTCAAGCTATAGCGGATTAATTAGGTTTAATGGTGTTCAATTTAAAATTTTTGATAAAACAAATACAACTGTATTTAAAGAAAACGGTATAGGTGATTTAGCAACTGATAAAGAAGGAACATTATGGATGACAACTCAAAGCAGCGGTTTAATTTCATATAAAGACGGTAAATTTAAATCTTTTGGGACCGATCAAAATTTAGACAATCTTTCCACAGTTATTTTTATTGATTCTAAAGATCAAATATGGTCTTCTTCCAACGAAGGAGATTGGTTTGTTTTTGATAAAAATTCATTTAAATCACTTAAATATTCATCATCATTCAATAATATTAATCTGCAAGATATTTCTGAAACTAAAGACGGAATACTTTGGTTTGCAACAGCCGGTAAAGGGCTTTTTAAATTTGAACACAATAAATTTATAACTTATACTACAGAAGAAGGATTGATAAGCAATTGGATAAGGACCCTGTATATTGATGATAACGATTTAATTTGGTTAGGAACTGATAAAGGTTTATGTACTTTTAACGGGGAAAAATTTGAGATTATTCCGGAATTAATCGGATATACCATAAACAGGATTACTACTGATAATTCGGGCAATTTTTGGTTTGCAACTACAGAAGGATTGTTCAGAAAAAACCATAATACAAATACTTATGAATACCTGTCAACATCAAACGGACTGTATAACAATTATATTAACAATTTTTTGATTGATCGTGAAAATATTTTATGGCTAATAAATTATAAATCAGGATTTTCAAGAATTAAAAACAGCAAATTTATTTCCTACACGAAAAGAAAAGGAATGTCGGGTAAAATAGTAAACTCCGTTTGTGAATATGCCCCCGATTCATATTTAACAGCATTTGACAACGGATATATTAATAAAATTGAAAACGGAATAATATATGAATTCAAAACTAAAACTTCTTTAGTAGGCATGAGAATTCGTAATATTTTAAAGGACAGTAAAAATAATTTATGGATCAGTACATATTCCGGTTTATTAAAGATTTCGTCTGATAATAAAGAAAAATGGTATCTGGAAGAAACCGGATTTCCGGGAAAATATATAAGGCTGACTTTTGAAGACAGTAAGAATAATATATGGATAGGAACCAGAAACAACGGCTTGATTAAAATTAATAAAGATAAAACTTATAAGGTTTTTAATAAATCAAAAGGGCTAAGTGCAAACTTAATAATGTCTATAGATGAAGATCAATCGGGAAATATTATTGTGGGAACAAGTAAAGGCGGAATAAATATAATTTTAAATGATAAAATTGTCAGAAAATATTCAAAAGATGACGGCCTGACCGGTGATATTATTTTCAGTACATATATTGATTCCGCCGGAAATATTTGGATTGCAACTAATGGCGGCCTTAATTGTTTAAAAAACGGAAAACTTTTGAGCTTTAATATACTTCATTCTACTCCTTATGATATTGTTGAAGATAATAACGGTTATTTCTGGATACCCTCCGGAAAAGGCATAATATATATCAACAAGCAACATTTACTAAATTATAAATCAGGAAAAATTGATACTTTTATTTGTAAACTATATGATAAGCATGACGGAATAATACAATCCGAGTGTACTTCTACGTCAATGTCATTAAAAGGCAGTGACGGAACTTTATGGTTCCCGACCATAAACGGAATTACAATGATTAATCCAAATAACCTTATCTTGAATGATTATATTCCTCCTGTTTATATTGAAGAATTATTAGTTAATAATTCACCCGTTAATATTAATGAAAGTATCATAATAAAGCCGGGTAAAAACAGATTTACATTTAACTATACAGCTTTAAGCTATCATGAACCCCAAAGTATTTTGTTTAAATATAAACTTGAGGGATTTGAAGATGAATGGAGTGAAGCTGATACAAAAAGATCTATCTCATATACAAATTTACATCACGGAGATTATATTTTTAAAGTTATTGCATGTAATAATGACGGATTATGGAATATGGAAGGATCCCAAATTACTTTTATTGTAAAACCTCATTTTTATGAAACAATATTATTTTATTTTATTGTCGGTATATTAACATTATTTTTTATCTATTTTATATACAGAATCAGAGTGCGGAATTTAAAAAATGAGCAAAAAAAATTAGAAGATATTGTTAATGAAAGAACTTTGGAAATAAGAGAGAAAAATAAAGAAATATCTCGTCAAAATGCTGAATTGTATCGCTATCAAGAACATTTGGAAGACATGATAAAAGAACGGACTAATGATCTTGAGATTGAAAAGCTGAATGCTGAAAAAGCAGATCAACTCAAAACGTCTTTTCTTGAAAACTTATCGCATGAAATCAGAACTCCTTTAAATGCTATAGTGGGATTTTCTACATTATTAGAAAATGAAGAAAACATATCAAAAAATGCATTAGAAAGTATAACTAATATAAATTCAGGCAGTAGTTCTCTTATAAGAATTGTAGATTCTATTATGCAGGCATCAAGAATTCAACTTGGTGATATTCAGTTATATGAATCAGAATTTTCGATTTATAATCTAATTAAAGAAATATATTATGAATTCAAAACTTCAGTAATCTTTCAAAAAAAGGATAATGTTTTATTGAAATATAATGCAGAGAGTGTAAAAGATATTTTAATTACTTGTGATAACGAAAGGCTATATACTATTTTATATAATTTAATTGAAAATGCCCTTAAATATACAGAGAAAGGATTTGTTGAATTCGGAGTAACTGTTGAGAAAGAAAATCTTTTACAATTTTATATAAAAGATACAGGAATAGGAATTGCCCCAAAAGACCTTAATTATATTTTTGATAAATTCAGAAAAGTAGAAACTGATAAATCTATTTTATACAGGGGCTTAGGACTTGGACTGAATATATCAAAAAATCTGGTGAAAATTCTCAACGGAAAAATAAGAGTTGAATCTGATTGGGGCAAAGGATCTGTTTTTTATTTCAGCATACCTATAAAAAAGAAAAAAAAGCTTGCAACATTTAAAGAAAATACACACTTGATTGATTTTGTTAACCTTAATATATCCGGTAAAAAAATATTAATTGCAGAAGATGAAAAACTAAACCTCCTTTTTCTCGAAACTTTCCTTCGTAATTCAGGCGCTGAAATATTAACAGCAGAGAACGGCCTTGAAGCTGTAGATAAATTTAAACAAAATAATGATATAGATTTAATCCTTATGGACATTAAAATGCCGAATATTGACGGTATTGAAGCTACAAAACAAATCCGTAAATTGTTTAAAGATAATAAAGTAAAAATAATTGCTCAAACTGCATATACAATAGATTATCAAAAAATGAAAATCCTAAACTCCGGCTTTGACGATTATATAGAAAAACCAATTGATGTATATATGATGATGCATGTAATTAATAAACATTTAAATATAATATAA
- a CDS encoding UPF0158 family protein produces MQKVHRKIIKEIAENIDCGMVCFINTETLETENAPQTFIEDPEEFEMITGMTAEDMKLKYLEWENYITVNPLESYEAFKIMEYFIDTVVDKILQNKLIDALNRRKPFAGFNSVVDNSDYRQKWFDFKQQQLEEHVGMILKQNNRIELFF; encoded by the coding sequence ATGCAAAAAGTTCATAGAAAAATAATTAAAGAAATTGCCGAAAATATTGATTGCGGAATGGTCTGTTTTATAAATACCGAAACACTCGAAACAGAAAACGCACCTCAAACATTTATTGAAGATCCGGAAGAATTTGAAATGATTACAGGTATGACAGCCGAAGACATGAAATTGAAATATCTTGAATGGGAAAATTATATTACCGTTAATCCTTTAGAATCATATGAAGCATTCAAAATTATGGAATATTTTATTGATACAGTTGTCGATAAAATATTGCAAAACAAACTGATTGATGCACTAAATCGCAGAAAACCTTTTGCCGGATTTAATTCTGTTGTTGATAATTCCGATTACAGGCAAAAATGGTTTGACTTTAAACAACAACAATTAGAAGAACATGTTGGTATGATATTAAAACAAAATAACAGAATAGAATTGTTTTTTTGA
- a CDS encoding virulence RhuM family protein, translating into MKNNKLSTGDSHFSINDKFSNFVIFQTETGKVNIDVFFQNDTLWLTQKKIAELFEKGRSTITEHLKHIFNEGELDENVVCRNFRHTTQHGAIDGKTQEKEVRYYNLRAITAVGYRVNSHRATEFRKWATEILHEYIVKGFAMDDERLKQIKHFGRDYFDEMLERIREIRLSERRFYQKITDIYALSADYDKKAMITQDFFATTQNKMHWAIQGKTAAEIIYTEAEATKIYMGLKTWKNAPAGKVLKSDVSIAKNYLEEQHLKQLQRIVSAYLDLAENRAEQGIVMNMKDWTVYLNKFLELSDYPILLHKGKISALEAKIKAEDEYDKFRVIQDKNYISDFDKEIMKQLRERKDE; encoded by the coding sequence ATGAAGAATAATAAACTTTCAACAGGCGATTCACATTTTTCAATTAATGATAAGTTTTCAAACTTTGTTATTTTTCAAACAGAAACGGGCAAAGTAAATATTGATGTCTTTTTTCAGAATGATACTTTGTGGCTTACACAAAAGAAAATTGCAGAACTTTTTGAAAAAGGAAGAAGTACAATAACAGAGCATCTCAAACATATTTTTAATGAGGGTGAACTTGACGAAAATGTGGTGTGTCGGAATTTCCGACATACCACTCAACATGGTGCAATAGACGGGAAAACACAAGAAAAGGAAGTAAGATATTACAACTTGAGAGCAATTACAGCAGTAGGATATCGTGTAAATTCTCACAGAGCCACAGAATTTAGAAAGTGGGCAACTGAAATCTTGCATGAATATATTGTCAAAGGTTTTGCAATGGATGATGAAAGGTTAAAGCAGATAAAGCATTTCGGCCGGGATTATTTTGATGAAATGCTTGAGCGTATCAGAGAAATCAGGCTCAGTGAAAGAAGATTTTATCAAAAAATAACAGATATTTATGCACTTTCGGCTGATTATGACAAAAAAGCAATGATTACACAAGATTTTTTTGCAACAACACAAAACAAAATGCATTGGGCCATACAGGGAAAAACAGCAGCCGAAATTATTTATACCGAAGCCGAAGCAACAAAAATTTATATGGGGCTGAAAACATGGAAAAATGCACCTGCCGGTAAAGTGTTAAAATCGGATGTAAGCATTGCAAAAAACTACCTTGAAGAACAACATCTCAAACAACTTCAAAGAATTGTTTCTGCATATCTCGACCTTGCCGAAAACAGAGCCGAGCAAGGAATTGTGATGAATATGAAAGATTGGACAGTTTATTTGAATAAGTTTTTAGAATTATCCGACTATCCTATACTGCTGCATAAAGGAAAAATATCAGCTTTAGAAGCTAAAATTAAAGCAGAAGATGAATACGACAAATTCAGAGTGATACAAGACAAAAATTACATTTCTGATTTTGATAAAGAAATTATGAAACAATTAAGGGAAAGGAAAGATGAGTAA
- a CDS encoding ATP-binding protein — protein sequence MKNQHEKRQKSICKLKEMMNYPGRFPILVIGDTGVGKTHWIFKLIKEANEFKKKQVIAYAGLIESTEEYWENLLKKSDKHFLIIEEVEKLTEKSQEILFEALSTTNGLYGFKQKEYEIRIIFTSTFPIRKIRDDRRYLMAKFFDRISQFVVEFPNFDETQTSIYEDFKATWLKFFEKVEKFKDAFPKSDNFRKWIERGAYRMHGNFRDLDKIAINWNLHQLDKNNDDEKILNKIKEDFKKSLHNPSQKIYEDNTFVFNEDTNYGDMLNDFKAKLKKWALALNNNEKRKASKMLGISYRTIERW from the coding sequence ATGAAGAATCAACATGAAAAAAGACAAAAATCTATTTGTAAATTAAAGGAAATGATGAATTATCCCGGTAGATTTCCTATATTAGTAATTGGAGATACAGGGGTTGGAAAAACGCATTGGATTTTTAAATTAATAAAAGAAGCTAATGAATTTAAAAAAAAGCAAGTTATTGCTTATGCCGGCTTAATAGAAAGTACAGAGGAATATTGGGAGAATTTACTTAAAAAATCAGATAAACATTTTTTAATAATTGAAGAAGTTGAAAAGCTCACTGAAAAAAGTCAAGAGATACTGTTTGAAGCCTTATCAACTACAAATGGTTTGTATGGTTTTAAACAGAAAGAATATGAAATAAGAATAATCTTTACTTCAACGTTTCCAATCAGAAAGATTAGAGATGACAGAAGATATCTTATGGCTAAATTTTTTGATAGAATTAGTCAATTTGTTGTAGAATTTCCAAATTTTGATGAAACACAAACTTCAATATATGAAGATTTTAAAGCAACATGGCTGAAATTTTTTGAAAAGGTAGAAAAGTTTAAAGACGCGTTCCCAAAGTCTGATAATTTCAGAAAATGGATAGAAAGAGGGGCTTATAGAATGCATGGTAATTTTCGTGATTTAGATAAAATCGCAATTAATTGGAACTTACATCAATTAGACAAAAATAATGATGATGAAAAAATATTAAATAAAATAAAAGAGGATTTCAAAAAATCATTACATAATCCATCTCAAAAAATTTATGAGGATAATACATTTGTTTTTAACGAAGATACTAATTACGGGGATATGTTAAATGATTTTAAAGCTAAATTAAAAAAATGGGCATTAGCATTGAACAACAATGAAAAAAGAAAAGCATCTAAAATGTTGGGAATTAGCTATAGAACAATAGAAAGATGGTAA
- a CDS encoding glycosyltransferase gives MHILKIIHGYPPNYNAGSEVYSQSIVNELAKTNKVTVFTREENDYEPDFKFRKETKDKIDFVYVNMARGKDGYNHKIVNKYFAELITETNPDVVHIGHLNHLSTGIVDVLASAKISMVYTLHDYWLMCPRGQFLQRNFDGENLYRLCDKQENNKCADSCYKMYFSDKQGEDYYTNWVNQRMKTAKSLTEKIKLFIAPSKYLMNRFINDFQLPKEKIIYLDYGFPTHYLQPVEPKTNGIFTFGYIGTHIPAKGLNILINAFKKIERLAKLKIFGRQNGQNTRALKKMTENRRNSIEFCGEYINQNLATTVFNKVNAIVVPSIWGENSPLVIHETQACKIPVITANFGGMKEYVKHNVNGLLFEHRNVESLYEQMKFAVDNPKNMKQLGQKGYLYSETGQVPDIQDHCKELIRFYNELK, from the coding sequence ATGCACATACTAAAAATAATACACGGTTATCCGCCAAACTACAACGCAGGTTCAGAAGTTTACAGTCAATCAATTGTAAATGAACTGGCAAAAACAAATAAAGTAACTGTATTTACTCGTGAAGAAAATGATTATGAACCTGATTTTAAATTTCGTAAGGAAACTAAAGACAAAATTGATTTTGTATATGTAAATATGGCAAGAGGCAAAGACGGTTATAATCATAAGATTGTTAATAAATATTTTGCAGAATTAATAACAGAAACTAACCCTGATGTTGTTCACATCGGACATCTAAATCATCTGTCAACAGGCATTGTTGATGTTCTTGCCAGTGCAAAAATTTCAATGGTTTATACGCTGCATGATTATTGGTTGATGTGCCCGAGAGGACAGTTTTTGCAACGTAATTTCGATGGTGAAAACCTTTATAGACTTTGCGATAAACAAGAGAATAACAAATGTGCTGATTCATGTTATAAAATGTATTTTTCAGACAAACAGGGAGAAGATTATTATACAAATTGGGTAAACCAAAGAATGAAAACAGCAAAATCATTAACAGAAAAAATTAAGCTTTTTATTGCCCCTTCAAAATATTTAATGAACCGTTTTATTAATGATTTTCAACTTCCGAAAGAAAAAATAATTTATCTTGATTATGGTTTCCCGACTCATTACTTGCAACCTGTTGAACCTAAAACTAACGGCATTTTTACATTCGGATATATCGGCACTCACATTCCGGCAAAAGGTTTAAATATTCTGATAAATGCTTTTAAAAAAATTGAAAGACTGGCTAAACTAAAAATATTCGGTCGCCAAAACGGACAAAATACAAGGGCTCTAAAGAAGATGACAGAGAACAGAAGAAATTCGATTGAATTTTGTGGTGAATATATAAATCAAAATCTTGCAACAACTGTTTTTAATAAGGTTAATGCCATTGTTGTGCCGTCAATTTGGGGTGAAAATTCACCTCTTGTAATTCATGAAACACAAGCTTGCAAAATTCCTGTAATCACAGCAAACTTCGGAGGGATGAAAGAGTATGTTAAGCATAATGTAAACGGACTGTTATTTGAACATCGAAATGTTGAAAGTCTGTATGAACAAATGAAATTTGCTGTTGATAATCCCAAAAATATGAAACAATTAGGGCAAAAAGGATATTTGTATTCCGAAACCGGTCAAGTTCCGGATATTCAAGATCACTGTAAAGAATTAATAAGATTTTACAACGAATTAAAATGA